The following are from one region of the Desmospora profundinema genome:
- a CDS encoding ABC transporter permease, with product MGAFLKKDILVVVRDRTELLVLLLMPFLLIVILGFALRGVMGGDTEALQMKVAIVQQDDEQQGVKRFVKELEERPLPEEVSNHLQQTAVSIRPYTRLQDVLNAEGVSDMIETVELDASVAEQALKEEEVAAILTVPEHFTYLSLQKMLLDEGKGGKLHITVDDYRSLSTKIFHDIVESFVRSLNFETAVVHALREDGGSLSSNGLRTEESVGIADLGGVITVSKRDPVSSFQYYTLSMAVMFVLFVASTMSGKAHVEKLQHVMNRILLSGRHPLVYLGGKVVSATVLAFVQLFVLFSLSTLVLQTFIGETVDFWLGMAVITAVLSLCVGTLAALLTALTVRFNSAAVTYVFAGGIVSIFAIVGGSFFPISGLPDVVQSIGHWTPNGAALSAYLQWVQGMDGEALFLPLSRLAGASILFLAAGVLIFPQRRSV from the coding sequence ATGGGGGCTTTTTTGAAGAAAGACATCCTGGTTGTGGTGCGGGATCGAACAGAACTGCTCGTTCTCCTGTTGATGCCCTTTCTCTTAATCGTCATCCTCGGATTTGCATTGCGGGGGGTGATGGGAGGTGACACCGAAGCGCTCCAGATGAAAGTGGCCATTGTCCAACAGGACGATGAACAGCAGGGTGTCAAGCGATTTGTGAAAGAGCTGGAAGAAAGACCTCTTCCGGAAGAGGTGAGTAACCACCTGCAACAAACGGCGGTTTCTATCCGTCCTTATACACGGTTGCAAGATGTCTTAAACGCTGAAGGCGTAAGCGACATGATCGAAACGGTTGAACTGGATGCTTCGGTGGCGGAGCAGGCGTTGAAAGAGGAAGAGGTTGCCGCGATCCTGACGGTTCCTGAACATTTCACCTATCTCTCCCTTCAAAAAATGCTCCTCGATGAAGGAAAGGGAGGAAAGCTCCACATAACGGTCGATGACTATCGTTCGTTATCGACCAAGATATTTCATGATATTGTCGAAAGCTTCGTTCGTTCGCTTAATTTTGAGACGGCTGTTGTTCACGCCTTGAGAGAAGATGGAGGATCATTATCCAGCAATGGCCTGAGAACAGAAGAATCAGTAGGAATAGCAGACCTCGGAGGGGTAATAACGGTCTCCAAGCGCGATCCGGTCAGCTCTTTTCAATACTACACACTGAGTATGGCGGTCATGTTTGTGCTGTTTGTCGCCTCCACCATGTCGGGTAAAGCGCATGTGGAGAAGTTGCAGCATGTGATGAACCGAATCTTGCTTTCAGGCAGACATCCTCTCGTTTATTTGGGAGGGAAAGTCGTATCTGCAACCGTGCTTGCTTTTGTTCAATTGTTTGTATTATTCAGCCTGTCCACTCTCGTGCTTCAAACCTTTATAGGAGAAACGGTTGACTTTTGGCTGGGGATGGCTGTGATTACAGCGGTTTTATCCCTCTGCGTGGGAACCCTTGCTGCCCTTTTAACGGCACTGACTGTTCGTTTCAACAGTGCGGCCGTCACCTATGTATTTGCGGGTGGGATTGTCAGTATTTTTGCCATTGTCGGCGGCAGCTTCTTTCCCATCTCCGGACTGCCGGATGTCGTGCAATCGATTGGACACTGGACGCCGAATGGGGCCGCTTTATCCGCCTATTTGCAGTGGGTGCAGGGCATGGATGGTGAAGCCTTGTTTCTGCCTCTGAGCAGGTTGGCAGGCGCTTCGATCCTGTTTCTGGCGGCCGGCGTGCTGATTTTTCCGCAAAGGAGGTCGGTCTGA
- a CDS encoding ABC transporter ATP-binding protein, with protein sequence MLETEALTKVYKGKTAVEGVSLYLDRGESVGLLGPNGAGKSTTIAMMSTLIKPTSGDVKLHGSSVVKEPGSVRQMLGVVPQEIALYEELTAYENLTFFGRIYGLKGKALESGIQDVLQLVGLKERQNEVVKTYSGGMKRRINIAAALLHQPEVIMMDEPTVGIDPQSRSYILEMVRQLNREKGLTVLYTSHYMEEVERLCDRVYIMDHGRVIAAGSKDELKSILSGEETIWIDLDRPYPDLTAELQSYEGIQQISETEKGLKLMVPRGKRLLGSVFQAAERHEVQILNVHVQTPTLEDVFLHLTGRKLRD encoded by the coding sequence GTGTTGGAAACCGAAGCGTTAACAAAGGTGTACAAAGGAAAGACGGCGGTGGAAGGGGTCAGCTTGTATTTGGACAGAGGCGAATCAGTAGGGCTCTTAGGACCGAACGGAGCAGGGAAATCGACGACGATCGCGATGATGTCCACGCTGATTAAACCAACCTCAGGAGATGTGAAGCTTCATGGCAGCAGTGTGGTGAAAGAGCCGGGATCGGTTCGCCAAATGTTAGGGGTGGTTCCGCAGGAAATTGCGCTGTATGAGGAATTGACCGCCTACGAAAATTTAACGTTTTTCGGCCGAATTTACGGACTAAAAGGGAAGGCGCTGGAAAGCGGCATTCAGGACGTATTGCAATTGGTCGGGCTAAAGGAGCGGCAAAACGAAGTCGTTAAAACGTATTCTGGAGGTATGAAAAGACGGATCAACATCGCCGCGGCATTGCTGCATCAGCCCGAGGTGATCATGATGGATGAACCGACTGTCGGGATAGACCCGCAGTCTCGAAGCTATATTCTGGAGATGGTACGTCAGCTCAATCGGGAAAAAGGGTTGACGGTATTATATACCAGTCATTATATGGAAGAAGTGGAGCGACTTTGTGACCGGGTGTACATTATGGATCACGGTCGTGTGATTGCTGCCGGCAGCAAGGACGAGTTGAAGAGCATTTTATCCGGAGAGGAAACGATCTGGATTGATTTGGATCGTCCATACCCGGACCTGACCGCTGAACTGCAGTCCTATGAAGGCATTCAACAGATCAGTGAAACAGAAAAAGGGTTAAAGCTGATGGTTCCAAGAGGAAAGCGGTTGTTGGGCAGCGTCTTTCAAGCGGCGGAACGCCACGAAGTACAAATTTTGAATGTCCATGTACAAACACCGACCTTAGAAGACGTGTTCTTGCACTTAACAGGACGAAAGCTGAGAGATTGA
- a CDS encoding response regulator transcription factor, producing MIRILLAEDQRLVRQGLKMMIETDSGMRVTGEASNGKEAVSLCETHVFDVVVLDIQMPEMDGLEAARMIGTRWPERKVLMLTTFNDDQYALEALKSGASGYMLKDAEPEALIRSIKSCMTGGLSLQEHVAAKVMPRLLKPMKEEPVDSSITPRELDIMRRVGEGRSNREIADELGLSIGTVKNHISQILDKLELRDRTQLAIYAIRHNLV from the coding sequence ATGATTCGAATCCTGCTGGCAGAGGATCAGCGGTTGGTGCGGCAAGGATTAAAAATGATGATCGAGACGGACAGCGGGATGCGGGTCACCGGGGAGGCCAGCAATGGAAAAGAAGCGGTATCCCTGTGCGAAACACATGTGTTTGATGTGGTAGTGTTAGACATACAAATGCCGGAGATGGATGGCTTGGAAGCGGCTCGAATGATTGGCACGCGTTGGCCGGAGCGAAAAGTACTCATGTTGACAACGTTTAATGATGACCAATATGCGCTGGAAGCGCTGAAGAGCGGAGCGAGTGGGTATATGTTGAAGGATGCGGAGCCGGAAGCACTGATCCGCTCCATCAAAAGCTGTATGACCGGGGGACTTTCCTTGCAAGAGCATGTGGCGGCAAAAGTGATGCCGCGTCTGTTGAAACCGATGAAAGAAGAGCCGGTCGATTCCTCCATCACACCCCGGGAGTTGGATATTATGCGGCGGGTAGGGGAAGGACGCAGCAATCGGGAGATCGCAGACGAGCTGGGCCTTTCTATCGGTACAGTCAAAAATCATATCAGTCAGATACTGGATAAATTGGAGTTGCGCGATCGGACACAGCTGGCGATTTATGCGATCAGACATAATTTGGTTTAA
- a CDS encoding sensor histidine kinase has translation MRSYWIWLLALITTWAFALPNGFDHQTEVAWRIAISAGFFAIFFLAPLFQKKPVILMILLIAASIFAIVGLWPGQGEGPNPFILLVYSIIAGKAVYRLPWQHALLVGIILFSGAIIQALMGQSAFLPVFIVLYACLIALAFAVYKKTRHGEEEALLRNDALLTEYRKMKRRLTSNEEVARQEERTQIAREIHDAVGHQLTGLLMQLEVFRMQADENMKGPLGELKNLARESLEETRRAVRTLKQDEISGLSAVIGLIRKLEAESFIRVQFSVKHGAFSAPLDNRQIIAVYRAVQEALTNVMRHSEAREAEILFEAPGGSIFRFEVSNPIKEHTSFREGFGLISMSERLEQVGGQLEVVQDEDRFVVRGTLSMRNKERVG, from the coding sequence ATGCGTTCTTACTGGATTTGGCTTTTGGCTCTCATTACCACCTGGGCTTTTGCCCTTCCTAACGGGTTTGATCATCAAACAGAGGTAGCATGGCGTATTGCAATCAGTGCTGGATTTTTTGCAATCTTTTTTTTGGCCCCACTTTTTCAGAAAAAACCGGTTATATTGATGATCCTGTTAATAGCGGCTTCCATTTTTGCTATTGTCGGGCTTTGGCCGGGGCAAGGGGAGGGTCCCAACCCTTTCATACTCCTCGTCTATTCGATTATAGCTGGAAAAGCCGTTTATCGGCTGCCCTGGCAACATGCTCTATTGGTTGGCATTATCCTGTTTTCGGGTGCGATCATCCAAGCTTTGATGGGACAGTCAGCCTTCCTGCCGGTTTTTATCGTTCTCTATGCCTGCTTAATCGCTTTGGCGTTTGCTGTTTATAAGAAGACGCGGCATGGTGAGGAGGAAGCGTTACTACGAAATGACGCGTTGCTTACTGAATACCGGAAAATGAAGCGCCGTCTGACATCCAATGAAGAGGTGGCACGGCAGGAGGAGCGGACACAAATCGCGCGGGAGATCCACGATGCGGTCGGTCATCAATTGACCGGTTTGCTGATGCAGCTGGAAGTGTTCCGGATGCAGGCGGATGAGAACATGAAAGGTCCCTTGGGGGAGTTGAAGAATCTGGCTAGGGAAAGCTTGGAGGAAACGAGGCGAGCGGTAAGAACGCTGAAGCAGGATGAGATCAGCGGATTATCCGCCGTTATCGGCCTGATTCGCAAGCTGGAAGCGGAAAGCTTTATCCGTGTACAATTTTCTGTCAAACACGGAGCCTTTTCAGCCCCTCTTGACAACAGGCAGATCATTGCTGTGTACCGGGCGGTCCAGGAAGCGTTGACCAATGTGATGAGGCACAGTGAGGCACGAGAGGCAGAGATTTTATTTGAGGCACCGGGTGGGAGCATTTTTCGTTTTGAAGTTTCCAATCCAATAAAAGAACATACCTCTTTCCGAGAAGGATTTGGACTCATTTCCATGAGCGAACGGTTGGAACAGGTGGGGGGACAGTTGGAAGTCGTTCAGGATGAAGATCGCTTTGTGGTGCGCGGTACTTTGTCCATGCGAAACAAGGAGAGGGTGGGTTGA
- a CDS encoding MBL fold metallo-hydrolase, whose amino-acid sequence METYSLGPVMTNAYLVYDETTGKGIVFDPGSEPLELINRIEERTLHVEAIILTHAHFDHIGGLTEVRERTKAPVYIHQEENTWLSDPRLNGSALFPGISEVACQPADQLLQGGERLHFLGKTFQVHHTPGHSPGSLSFTVDGMIFSGDVLFAGSIGRTDLPGGNYSRLMRSIHDTLMELPEETVVYPGHGPSTTIGREQETNPFVTGMLD is encoded by the coding sequence GTGGAAACGTATTCGTTGGGTCCCGTGATGACGAACGCCTATCTTGTTTATGATGAGACCACAGGGAAAGGGATCGTGTTCGATCCCGGAAGTGAGCCTTTGGAGTTGATCAACCGGATTGAGGAACGGACCCTGCACGTGGAAGCGATCATCCTGACTCATGCCCACTTTGATCACATCGGTGGGTTGACAGAGGTAAGAGAACGCACAAAAGCGCCGGTGTATATCCATCAAGAAGAAAACACCTGGTTGTCCGATCCCCGGCTGAACGGATCGGCTCTCTTTCCCGGCATTTCCGAGGTCGCTTGCCAGCCGGCGGATCAACTGTTGCAGGGAGGAGAACGACTCCACTTCCTGGGCAAAACGTTCCAGGTGCACCATACCCCCGGTCATTCCCCCGGCAGCCTTTCTTTTACGGTGGATGGAATGATCTTCAGCGGAGATGTTCTTTTTGCCGGTTCCATCGGCCGGACGGACTTACCGGGCGGGAATTACAGTAGATTGATGCGTTCCATTCACGATACGCTGATGGAGCTGCCGGAAGAAACGGTTGTCTATCCCGGGCACGGTCCCTCTACCACCATCGGTCGTGAACAGGAGACCAATCCCTTTGTGACCGGGATGCTGGATTGA
- a CDS encoding YhcN/YlaJ family sporulation lipoprotein, which translates to MIHRLFTLICLVGLLFGCQPANKPPVNESAPPQTPHTQRVRQTAPEPQRNANPQAVAERLAEIATQMPQVQGATALSAGGFTIVGIDVDPTLERGRVGTVKYSVAEALKEDPQGSNALVTADVDLVQRLRELADDAQKGRPLAGLAEELSDIAARIVPQPSKQVPRQEEPPTRVEQERQNQTRQPRPPRQTDPR; encoded by the coding sequence ATGATTCATCGTCTGTTTACCCTGATCTGTCTGGTTGGCCTCCTTTTTGGCTGTCAACCGGCCAACAAGCCTCCGGTCAACGAATCGGCGCCGCCTCAAACCCCACATACGCAACGCGTTCGCCAAACCGCTCCTGAACCCCAGCGCAATGCGAACCCTCAAGCCGTGGCGGAGCGTCTGGCGGAAATCGCCACCCAGATGCCTCAGGTTCAGGGCGCCACCGCTTTGTCCGCCGGCGGATTCACAATTGTCGGCATCGATGTGGATCCGACATTGGAGCGGGGGCGGGTTGGGACGGTCAAGTATTCGGTTGCCGAAGCTTTAAAAGAAGATCCACAGGGCAGCAACGCCTTGGTAACTGCGGATGTCGACTTGGTCCAACGCCTGCGGGAATTGGCGGATGACGCCCAAAAAGGGCGGCCGTTGGCCGGTCTGGCGGAAGAATTATCGGATATCGCCGCCCGGATTGTTCCCCAACCCTCCAAACAGGTTCCCCGGCAAGAAGAGCCGCCGACACGGGTGGAGCAAGAGCGCCAAAACCAGACCCGGCAACCCAGACCCCCTCGTCAGACAGATCCCCGGTAA
- a CDS encoding pyridoxamine 5'-phosphate oxidase family protein produces the protein MAESIGKQLPELLLRKLKKEQYVLFATVDQETGAPQVNAVSWVYAADEKTIRIAVGHRSRMIGNVKAQPHVTITMIGPETTHAITGRARVTHEPLEGVTIKLACIEVEVETVRDVMFYGAKIAQEPIYEKTYDKEAADKLDRQVMAALQEA, from the coding sequence ATGGCGGAATCGATAGGGAAACAATTGCCGGAGTTATTGCTTCGAAAGTTGAAAAAAGAGCAGTATGTGCTGTTTGCCACGGTGGATCAGGAAACCGGTGCCCCTCAGGTGAACGCGGTTTCCTGGGTGTATGCAGCAGATGAGAAAACGATCCGAATCGCAGTGGGCCATCGTTCTCGAATGATCGGAAATGTAAAGGCGCAACCCCATGTGACGATTACGATGATCGGCCCGGAAACCACCCATGCCATCACGGGACGGGCACGGGTTACCCATGAACCCTTGGAGGGTGTTACCATTAAACTTGCTTGCATCGAAGTGGAAGTGGAAACGGTTCGAGATGTGATGTTTTACGGGGCCAAGATCGCACAAGAACCGATTTATGAGAAAACCTATGATAAAGAGGCGGCCGATAAGCTGGACCGTCAGGTGATGGCCGCCCTTCAAGAAGCGTGA
- a CDS encoding DUF2197 domain-containing protein → MKAACILCDQPFTPEPIQQKKLRKHPHRLFLCPACNHRITEQVFARRKEQPKENEPRT, encoded by the coding sequence ATGAAAGCGGCCTGTATCTTGTGTGACCAACCGTTCACTCCTGAACCGATCCAACAGAAAAAGCTGCGCAAGCACCCCCACCGTCTCTTTCTCTGCCCTGCCTGCAACCACCGAATCACGGAACAAGTATTCGCCAGGCGAAAAGAGCAGCCGAAAGAAAACGAACCGAGAACGTAA
- a CDS encoding YlaH-like family protein: MESIHDFLRQTPWAGYLTILVLTATVYKIAFARKLPILKSLVVYIVLALGCILFWLMYILLFPILEILLVTLVLIAAARIRMAMGNRKTQPEKGE; this comes from the coding sequence ATGGAGTCGATTCACGATTTTTTGCGCCAAACCCCTTGGGCCGGATATTTGACCATTTTGGTTTTAACCGCCACGGTCTATAAGATCGCCTTTGCGCGAAAGCTTCCGATTTTAAAATCCCTGGTGGTCTATATCGTACTGGCTCTGGGCTGCATCTTGTTCTGGTTGATGTATATCCTGCTTTTCCCCATTCTGGAGATTCTTTTGGTCACGCTGGTTTTAATCGCAGCGGCCCGGATTCGGATGGCGATGGGAAACAGGAAAACACAGCCAGAAAAAGGGGAATAA
- a CDS encoding deoxyribonuclease IV, translating into MKIGCHISVAKGLHKASRRADELGAASFQVFTKNPRGLRPKKIDYKDAEKGVALCRERGITLVAHTPYITNLSTPKADLHEVTVRSIKEDLHIAETYGAVGAVVHCGKHVGEGVEYGTRRMVETLNEILAEYEGSTRLLLENTAGQGSELGLAIEDLVKIREATDHPEKIGFCFDTCHAFAAGVWNEESFDDLVRTMEETGYLKQLVAIHFNDSKAPYNSRKDRHEKIGQGEIGSSALSLFLRCDRFEGLPVILETPVDDETEYAEEMNYLRELKQAKSSV; encoded by the coding sequence ATGAAGATCGGTTGTCATATCAGTGTGGCCAAAGGACTCCATAAAGCATCTCGGCGCGCCGATGAGCTGGGAGCGGCATCCTTTCAGGTGTTTACCAAAAATCCGCGCGGGTTGCGGCCCAAAAAAATCGATTACAAGGATGCCGAAAAAGGAGTGGCTCTCTGCCGCGAGCGAGGGATCACTCTGGTGGCGCACACGCCGTATATCACCAACTTGTCCACACCCAAGGCGGATTTGCACGAAGTGACGGTACGTTCCATCAAGGAAGACCTGCACATCGCGGAGACATACGGAGCGGTGGGTGCCGTGGTCCATTGCGGCAAGCATGTGGGGGAAGGGGTCGAGTACGGAACCCGTCGAATGGTGGAGACATTGAACGAAATTTTAGCTGAATATGAAGGTTCCACTCGCTTGTTATTGGAAAATACAGCCGGACAAGGCAGTGAATTGGGATTGGCCATTGAGGACTTAGTGAAGATTCGGGAAGCGACGGATCACCCGGAAAAAATCGGATTTTGTTTTGATACCTGTCACGCTTTTGCCGCAGGTGTCTGGAATGAGGAGAGCTTCGACGACTTGGTGCGAACCATGGAGGAAACAGGGTATTTAAAGCAGCTGGTGGCCATCCACTTTAATGACAGCAAAGCCCCTTACAACTCCCGCAAGGATCGGCATGAAAAGATCGGCCAGGGAGAAATCGGGTCGTCGGCCTTGTCTTTATTTCTCCGGTGTGATCGGTTTGAAGGGCTGCCCGTCATCTTGGAAACCCCCGTCGATGATGAGACGGAGTATGCCGAGGAGATGAACTACCTGCGTGAATTGAAGCAGGCAAAATCGAGTGTATAG
- a CDS encoding glycerophosphodiester phosphodiesterase, whose protein sequence is MGQTKVLAHRGYSSQAPENTMAAFRLAAEADADGLELDVHLTKDGEVVVIHDETVKRTTGKKGRIRDLTLEEIRRLDAGSWFSESFNGEPIPTLDEVLSLAADKGLWLNIELKNNKIRYPGLEQAVLERLDRYGMAGRTVLSSFNHYSLRTVHELRPDIDTAILYMADLVEPWHYARHVGASSIHPYWPTARDEVVRGCHKAGLPVRPFTVNRQEEMRRLLHVSVEAIITDYVTRLLDERNATGS, encoded by the coding sequence ATGGGACAGACGAAAGTATTGGCACATCGGGGTTACTCCTCCCAAGCGCCTGAAAACACCATGGCTGCCTTCCGTTTGGCCGCTGAAGCGGATGCGGACGGATTGGAACTGGATGTCCATCTCACCAAGGACGGCGAAGTGGTGGTGATTCACGATGAGACGGTGAAGCGTACCACCGGTAAAAAAGGGAGGATAAGGGATCTTACGCTGGAAGAGATCCGTCGGTTGGATGCGGGCTCATGGTTCAGCGAATCCTTCAACGGTGAGCCGATTCCCACTCTGGACGAGGTATTATCCTTGGCTGCGGATAAAGGGTTGTGGCTAAACATTGAGCTGAAAAACAACAAGATCCGCTATCCGGGTTTGGAACAAGCGGTGTTGGAGCGGCTGGACCGCTATGGAATGGCCGGCCGCACGGTCCTTTCTTCCTTCAACCACTACAGTTTGCGTACCGTGCACGAATTGCGTCCGGATATCGATACAGCCATTCTCTACATGGCCGATCTTGTTGAACCCTGGCATTATGCCCGGCATGTGGGGGCTTCTTCCATCCACCCTTATTGGCCGACAGCCAGGGATGAGGTGGTTCGAGGTTGCCACAAGGCCGGTTTGCCGGTGCGCCCATTCACAGTGAATCGCCAAGAGGAAATGCGACGCTTGCTCCATGTTTCGGTGGAAGCCATTATTACCGATTATGTGACCCGGTTGTTGGATGAACGGAACGCGACGGGTTCCTGA
- a CDS encoding iron-sulfur cluster biosynthesis family protein: MEVIVNPEARRILMKHQPEPDAALRLAAMDEGCGCGATVLYEMNWDLPRPDDIRLKAGDLTVVVDRHSLAYFDSTVFVECRPGTHAFWLKSPNQIYLSNLVF; this comes from the coding sequence GTGGAAGTAATCGTGAATCCGGAAGCCCGTCGGATACTGATGAAGCATCAACCGGAGCCGGATGCCGCTCTACGGTTGGCGGCGATGGACGAAGGATGCGGATGCGGGGCAACGGTATTGTATGAGATGAACTGGGACCTTCCACGACCGGATGATATCCGCTTGAAAGCCGGTGATCTCACGGTGGTGGTGGATCGCCACAGCCTGGCCTACTTTGACTCCACGGTTTTTGTGGAATGTCGTCCGGGCACCCATGCTTTTTGGCTGAAAAGTCCCAACCAAATCTACTTGTCTAATCTTGTTTTTTAG
- a CDS encoding endonuclease III domain-containing protein, whose amino-acid sequence MESNSLTPDSVRICWELLRRWHPELTTDAWWGVESPFERAVGGVLVQRTTWRQALQALVALREIGWTKPAVLADQEEDALHQRIRPAGFFRAKAATLIRLARWWSQQGGESGLASISDERLRAELLSIHGIGPETADLILSDAFGRATFVTDAYSRRIWSRWLGIPEPDEEAVRQTVRDTLRWPQDLSRLHAWMVELGKAHCRKGRPLCSGCPLWQSCVYYRGEVREG is encoded by the coding sequence ATGGAATCAAACAGCCTGACTCCCGATTCGGTTCGTATCTGTTGGGAGCTCCTTCGTCGCTGGCATCCCGAGTTGACAACCGATGCATGGTGGGGAGTGGAATCTCCCTTTGAACGGGCTGTTGGCGGCGTATTGGTGCAACGGACGACTTGGCGGCAAGCTCTCCAAGCTCTCGTTGCGTTACGGGAGATCGGTTGGACGAAGCCGGCAGTGTTGGCTGACCAGGAGGAAGACGCACTCCACCAGCGGATCCGTCCGGCCGGCTTTTTCCGAGCCAAAGCCGCCACTTTGATCCGGCTGGCCCGATGGTGGAGCCAACAGGGCGGGGAAAGCGGCCTTGCTTCCATATCCGATGAACGGTTGCGGGCCGAGCTTCTCTCTATTCACGGGATCGGGCCGGAGACCGCTGATCTGATTCTATCCGACGCATTCGGACGGGCCACCTTTGTTACCGATGCATACAGCCGACGCATCTGGTCCCGGTGGCTGGGGATTCCCGAACCGGATGAGGAGGCCGTACGCCAAACGGTACGGGATACCCTGCGATGGCCGCAAGATCTCTCCCGCCTTCATGCCTGGATGGTAGAATTGGGGAAAGCCCACTGTCGGAAGGGGCGTCCCCTTTGTTCGGGGTGCCCGCTTTGGCAAAGTTGTGTATACTACAGGGGCGAGGTACGGGAGGGATAG
- a CDS encoding fumarylacetoacetate hydrolase family protein: protein MKWVRVQTGEGIRWGYHLQDGRIQTVVGEPWGGFADQGAPVSASQVGLSVPVFPRKLIAIGRNYAKHAAERGNEVPAEPLFFLVSPTALIGDGEAIRLPNREDRIDHEAELAVVIGTGGKDISEENAWDHIFGYACAMDITNRVQQEKDGQFTRSKSYDTFKPIGPWIETDWQPSDRIIRLWVNQELKQEGSTSEMVHSIPRLIATVSAVFPLESGDVILTGTPDGVGPLAPGDNVEMEIEGLGRLSHPVVG from the coding sequence ATGAAGTGGGTTCGAGTCCAGACCGGGGAAGGTATTCGCTGGGGCTATCATTTGCAGGACGGGAGGATCCAGACGGTCGTCGGAGAGCCGTGGGGGGGCTTTGCAGATCAAGGAGCGCCCGTTTCGGCTTCTCAAGTCGGTTTGTCGGTTCCTGTTTTTCCACGCAAATTGATTGCCATCGGTCGTAATTACGCCAAGCATGCAGCGGAAAGGGGGAATGAGGTGCCGGCTGAGCCGTTGTTTTTTCTGGTTTCGCCGACGGCGCTGATCGGGGACGGGGAGGCGATTCGGTTGCCCAACCGTGAGGACCGTATCGATCACGAGGCGGAGCTGGCGGTGGTGATCGGGACCGGGGGAAAGGACATCTCTGAAGAGAACGCATGGGATCATATTTTTGGCTATGCGTGTGCCATGGATATTACCAACCGCGTTCAGCAAGAAAAGGACGGGCAATTCACCCGTTCCAAATCCTACGACACATTCAAACCGATCGGTCCATGGATCGAGACGGATTGGCAGCCCAGTGACCGCATCATTCGGCTGTGGGTAAATCAGGAGTTAAAACAGGAAGGGTCCACTTCGGAGATGGTTCATTCGATCCCGCGTCTGATCGCAACCGTATCCGCGGTGTTTCCATTGGAGTCCGGTGATGTGATCCTGACCGGCACTCCTGACGGGGTGGGGCCGTTGGCTCCCGGGGACAACGTGGAGATGGAGATTGAGGGATTGGGCCGATTGTCCCATCCAGTGGTCGGTTGA